In one window of Dermochelys coriacea isolate rDerCor1 chromosome 3, rDerCor1.pri.v4, whole genome shotgun sequence DNA:
- the TENT5A gene encoding terminal nucleotidyltransferase 5A translates to MADDENARSPSCSGPGNCTGTCGEKPHCNVLSWEQVRRLDRILSETIPIHGRGNFPTLEMQPRQIVKVVRSRLEEKCIGVRDVRLNGSAASHILHQDSGLGYKDLDLIFCADLKGEAEFQTVKDVVLDCLLDFLPDGVNKEKITPLTLKEAYVQKMVKVCNDSDRWSLISLSNNSGKNVELKFVDSLRRQFEFSVDSFQIKLDSLLLFYECSENPMTETFHPTIIGESVYGDFQEAFDHLCNKIIATRNPEEIRGGGLLKYCNLLVRGFRAASESEIKSLQRYMCSRFFIDFSDIGEQQRKLESYLQNHFVGLEDRKYDYLMTLHGVVNESTVCLMGHERRQTLSLITTLAIRVLAEQNIIPNVANVTCYYQPAPYVADANFSNYYIAQVQPVFTCQQHTYSTWLPCN, encoded by the exons ATGGCTGACGATGAAAACGcccgcagccccagctgcagcggTCCTGGGAATTGCACCGGCACTTGCGGCGAGAAGCCTCATTGCAACGTGCTGAGCTGGGAGCAAGTGCGGCGCTTGGATCGCATCCTGAGCGAGACCATCCCCATCCACGGCCGGGGCAACTTCCCCACGCTGGAGATGCAGCCCCGGCAGATCGTGAAGGTGGTGCGGAGCCGCCTGGAGGAGAAGTGCATTGGGGTCCGAGACGTGCGACTCAACGGCTCGGCAGCCAGCCACATCCTGCACCAAGACAGTGGCCTGGGCTACAAGGACTTGGACCTCATCTTCTGCGCAGACCTCAAAGGGGAAGCCGAGTTTCAGACTGTGAAGGACGTGGTCTTGGACTGCCTTTTGGATTTCTTACCTGACGGAGTTAACAAGGAGAAGATCACCCCGCTTACCCTCAAG GAAGCTTATGTGCAGAAAATGGTAAAAGTGTGCAATGATTCAGACCGGTGGAGTCTCATCTCCTTGTCCAACAACAGTGGCAAAAACGTGGAACTGAAGTTTGTGGATTCTCTGAGGAGGCAGTTTGAGTTCAGTGTAGACTCCTTTCAGATCAAATTAGACTCCCTTCTGCTTTTTTATGAATGCTCAGAGAATCCTATGACTGAAACTTTTCACCCGACCATCATTGGTGAGAGTGTTTATGGGGATTTCCAAGAAGCCTTTGATCACCTCTGTAACAAGATAATTGCCACCAGAAACCCAGAAGAAATCAGAGGAGGTGGCCTTCTTAAGTACTGCAACCTTTTGGTAAGGGGCTTTAGGGCTGCCTCAGAATCTGAGATTAAGTCCCTTCAGAGATACATGTGTTCCAGGTTTTTCATTGACTTCTCAGACATTGGAGAACAGCAAAGAAAGTTGGAGTCTTACTTGCAGAACCACTTTGTGGGATTAGAGGACCGCAAGTATGACTATCTCATGACCCTTCATGGTGTGGTGAATGAGAGCACAGTGTGCCTGATGGGACATGAGAGGAGACAGACTCTAAGTCTTATCACCACGCTGGCCATCCGTGTCCTTGCTGAGCAAAATATCATCCCCAATGTGGCCAATGTCACCTGCTATTACCAGCCAGCCCCATATGTAGCAGATGCCAACTTTAGCAATTACTATATTGCCCAGGTTCAGCCGGTATTCACATGCCAGCAGCACACATACTCGACTTGGTTGCCCTGCAATTAA